From Flavipsychrobacter sp., a single genomic window includes:
- a CDS encoding thioredoxin family protein, translating to MKKLPQIFLLFSAVLLMSATWRTDFSKAKTEAKQEHKYILIKFSGSDWCIPCIKMEKRIFDKEPFQNYANGNLILINADFPRQKKNKLDKELVKANEALAEQYNKSGHFPYTLLLDANGKVLKTWDGYKDATPEEFVSEIKAAIK from the coding sequence ATGAAGAAGCTCCCACAAATATTTTTATTGTTCAGTGCCGTACTACTGATGTCTGCTACTTGGCGTACAGATTTTTCAAAAGCAAAAACTGAAGCAAAACAAGAACATAAGTATATCCTCATTAAATTTTCCGGCTCAGATTGGTGTATTCCTTGCATCAAAATGGAGAAGCGAATTTTTGATAAAGAACCTTTTCAAAACTATGCAAACGGAAATCTGATACTCATCAATGCAGACTTTCCTCGACAGAAAAAGAATAAACTAGATAAAGAATTGGTTAAAGCCAACGAAGCTCTGGCTGAGCAATACAACAAGTCAGGTCATTTCCCATATACGTTATTGTTAGATGCAAATGGCAAAGTGCTTAAAACATGGGATGGTTATAAAGATGCTACACCAGAAGAATTTGTTAGTGAAATAAAAGCAGCTATAAAATGA
- a CDS encoding FAD:protein FMN transferase: protein MSSEVTFVSKGALHKKLLRLMGNRFEISVVNEDKNKAEQYIDMAIEEIRRIEKLLTTFADDSQTNRINEAAGVAPVKVDKEVFDIIYRSNKIADLTQGAFDISYGSIDKRFWNFDTTMTKLPDRATAQQAVRLINYKNVKLNIDEQTVFLKEKGMRIGFGGIGKGYAAERAKQLLQSKGVESGIINAAGDLSAWGHQPDGKPWTIGIADPESINQPFSYFDITNMAVATSGNYEKYVMIDGKKYSHTIDPKTGYPVNGIKSVTIICPNAEIADAMTTPVIIMGIKAGLGMINQMKGIACIIIDDNDDIYTSNNIKLTAA, encoded by the coding sequence ATGAGTAGTGAAGTAACATTTGTAAGCAAAGGTGCTTTGCACAAAAAACTGTTACGGCTCATGGGCAACCGCTTTGAAATAAGCGTGGTGAATGAGGATAAAAACAAAGCAGAGCAGTACATAGACATGGCTATAGAAGAGATAAGAAGAATAGAAAAACTACTTACCACTTTTGCTGACGATAGCCAAACTAATAGGATAAATGAAGCAGCTGGCGTAGCGCCAGTGAAGGTAGATAAGGAGGTGTTTGACATCATCTATCGTTCCAACAAAATTGCTGATCTAACGCAGGGGGCATTTGATATTTCTTACGGTTCTATTGACAAACGGTTCTGGAATTTTGATACGACCATGACCAAGCTGCCTGATAGAGCAACGGCGCAGCAAGCAGTACGATTAATTAATTACAAGAACGTAAAACTTAATATAGACGAACAAACAGTTTTCTTAAAAGAGAAGGGGATGCGTATAGGGTTTGGTGGTATAGGGAAAGGCTATGCGGCAGAGCGGGCGAAACAATTGCTGCAAAGCAAAGGTGTGGAGAGTGGTATTATAAATGCAGCAGGCGACCTCTCTGCCTGGGGGCATCAGCCCGATGGCAAACCGTGGACGATTGGTATAGCAGACCCCGAAAGCATCAATCAACCCTTCTCTTATTTTGATATTACCAATATGGCCGTAGCTACGTCGGGCAACTATGAGAAGTATGTGATGATAGACGGTAAAAAATATAGTCATACCATAGACCCTAAAACGGGCTACCCTGTTAATGGTATTAAGAGTGTGACGATTATATGCCCTAATGCAGAGATAGCAGATGCCATGACCACCCCTGTTATCATCATGGGTATAAAAGCGGGGCTAGGTATGATCAATCAAATGAAAGGTATCGCTTGCATCATTATCGATGACAACGACGATATA